The proteins below come from a single Rosa rugosa chromosome 2, drRosRugo1.1, whole genome shotgun sequence genomic window:
- the LOC133732397 gene encoding endoplasmic reticulum oxidoreductin-1-like isoform X1, with amino-acid sequence MSLSPSLQHWREDLVELEMVKEKNVKRWVLVGAVIVVLLAIALTSTRDFNSKLNLALFFKNPSSCQCPQDSKKYSGIVEDCCCDYETVDSVNAEVLHPLLQEIVKTPFFRYFKAKLWCDCPFWTEDGMCLLHDCSICECPENEFPEPFKRPFHRGLPSDSLVCQDDKLQGSVDRTLDSRAFRGWIETDNPWTNDDETDNDEMTYVNLLLNPERYTGYTGPSARRIWDAVYSENCPKYSSQDICQEQRVLYKLISGLHSSISIHIAADYLLDKITNLWGQNMELMYDRVLKYPDRVQNLYFAFLFVLRAVTKAADYLEQAEYDTGNHEEDLRTESLMRQLLYNPKLQAACPLPFDEAKLWKGQSGPQLKQQIQKKFRNISALMDCVGCEKCRLWGKLQVLGLGTALKILFSVDGKNHQDQPLQLQRNEVIALVNLLNRLSESVKYACQSGHSIKKVAEGGRVVEPYSIQTISTLQRIWEAVIPIRLRLGMLAL; translated from the exons ATGTCTCTTAGTCCTTCGCTACAGCATTGGCGC GAGGATTTGGTGGAATTGGAGATGGTGAAGGAGAAGAATGTGAAGAGATGGGTTTTAGTGGGTGCTGTGATTGTGGTCTTATTAGCCATAGCTCTCACCTCTACCAGAGATTTTAATTCTAAACTCAACCTTGCTCTGTTTTTCAAGAATCCCAGTTCCTGCCAATGTCCTCAG GATTCAAAGAAATACAGTGGCATTGTTGAGGACTGCTGTTGTGATTATGAAACGGTGGACAGTGTTAATGCAGAAGTGTTGCATCCTCTGCTACAAGAGATTGTTAAAACTCCGTTTTTTCGATATTTTAAG GCCAAGCTGTGGTGTGACTGTCCCTTCTGGACTGAAGATGGTATGTGCCTCCTGCATGACTGCAGCATCTGCGAATGCCCAGAAAATGAATTTCCGGAACCTTTCAAGAGGCCCTTTCACCGTGGCCTTCCATCCGACAGTTTGGTTTGTCAAGATGATAAGCTGCAGGGGTCTGTTGACCGCACTCTAGACAGTAGAGCTTTCAGAGGCTGGATTGAGACAGATAACCCTTGGACAAATGATGACGAGACTGATAATG ATGAGATGACATATGTGAACCTTCTACTGAACCCTGAACGTTACACTGGCTATACTGGTCCATCAGCAAGAAGGATATGGGATGCTGTTTATTCTGAAAATTGCCCAAAAT ATTCATCTCAGGACATTTGCCAGGAGCAAAGAGTATTGTACAAATTAATATCGGGTCTTCACTCGTCAATTTCAATCCACATAGCTGCTGATTATCTTCTAGACAAGATTACCAATCTG TGGGGTCAAAACATGGAATTGATGTATGATCGCGTTTTAAAATATCCAGATCGTGTTCAGAATTTGTACTTCGCATTCCTCTTTGTTCTCCGGGCAGTGACAAAA GCTGCAGATTACTTAGAGCAGGCTGAGTATGATACAGGTAATCACGAGGAAGACCTGAGAACAGAGTCTTTGATGAGGCAGCTACTTTACAATCCTAAACTCCAAGCTGCATGTCCCCTACCGTTTGATGAAGCAAAGCTCTGGAAAGGTCAGAGCGGACCACAATTGAAGCAACAAATTCAAAAGAAATTCAGAAACATTAG TGCATTAATGGATTGTGTGGGATGTGAGAAATGTCGGCTCTGGGGAAAGCTTCAAGTTCTTGGTCTTGGTACTGCATTGAAGATCCTCTTTTCTGTTGATGGTAAAAATCATCAAGATCAACCT CTGCAGCTGCAACGAAATGAAGTGATTGCTCTCGTAAATCTGCTAAATCGACTCTCTGAATCTGTCAAATATGCTTGTCAAAGCGGACATTCAATCAAGAAAGTAGCGGAAGGAGGACGAGTTGTTGAACCTTATTCTATACAAACAATCAGTACATTGCAAAGAATATGGGAGGCGGTGATCCCAATCAGGCTTAG GTTAGGGATGTTAGCACTGTAA
- the LOC133732397 gene encoding endoplasmic reticulum oxidoreductin-1-like isoform X2: MSLSPSLQHWREDLVELEMVKEKNVKRWVLVGAVIVVLLAIALTSTRDFNSKLNLALFFKNPSSCQCPQDSKKYSGIVEDCCCDYETVDSVNAEVLHPLLQEIVKTPFFRYFKAKLWCDCPFWTEDGMCLLHDCSICECPENEFPEPFKRPFHRGLPSDSLVCQDDKLQGSVDRTLDSRAFRGWIETDNPWTNDDETDNDEMTYVNLLLNPERYTGYTGPSARRIWDAVYSENCPKYSSQDICQEQRVLYKLISGLHSSISIHIAADYLLDKITNLAADYLEQAEYDTGNHEEDLRTESLMRQLLYNPKLQAACPLPFDEAKLWKGQSGPQLKQQIQKKFRNISALMDCVGCEKCRLWGKLQVLGLGTALKILFSVDGKNHQDQPLQLQRNEVIALVNLLNRLSESVKYACQSGHSIKKVAEGGRVVEPYSIQTISTLQRIWEAVIPIRLRLGMLAL, translated from the exons ATGTCTCTTAGTCCTTCGCTACAGCATTGGCGC GAGGATTTGGTGGAATTGGAGATGGTGAAGGAGAAGAATGTGAAGAGATGGGTTTTAGTGGGTGCTGTGATTGTGGTCTTATTAGCCATAGCTCTCACCTCTACCAGAGATTTTAATTCTAAACTCAACCTTGCTCTGTTTTTCAAGAATCCCAGTTCCTGCCAATGTCCTCAG GATTCAAAGAAATACAGTGGCATTGTTGAGGACTGCTGTTGTGATTATGAAACGGTGGACAGTGTTAATGCAGAAGTGTTGCATCCTCTGCTACAAGAGATTGTTAAAACTCCGTTTTTTCGATATTTTAAG GCCAAGCTGTGGTGTGACTGTCCCTTCTGGACTGAAGATGGTATGTGCCTCCTGCATGACTGCAGCATCTGCGAATGCCCAGAAAATGAATTTCCGGAACCTTTCAAGAGGCCCTTTCACCGTGGCCTTCCATCCGACAGTTTGGTTTGTCAAGATGATAAGCTGCAGGGGTCTGTTGACCGCACTCTAGACAGTAGAGCTTTCAGAGGCTGGATTGAGACAGATAACCCTTGGACAAATGATGACGAGACTGATAATG ATGAGATGACATATGTGAACCTTCTACTGAACCCTGAACGTTACACTGGCTATACTGGTCCATCAGCAAGAAGGATATGGGATGCTGTTTATTCTGAAAATTGCCCAAAAT ATTCATCTCAGGACATTTGCCAGGAGCAAAGAGTATTGTACAAATTAATATCGGGTCTTCACTCGTCAATTTCAATCCACATAGCTGCTGATTATCTTCTAGACAAGATTACCAATCTG GCTGCAGATTACTTAGAGCAGGCTGAGTATGATACAGGTAATCACGAGGAAGACCTGAGAACAGAGTCTTTGATGAGGCAGCTACTTTACAATCCTAAACTCCAAGCTGCATGTCCCCTACCGTTTGATGAAGCAAAGCTCTGGAAAGGTCAGAGCGGACCACAATTGAAGCAACAAATTCAAAAGAAATTCAGAAACATTAG TGCATTAATGGATTGTGTGGGATGTGAGAAATGTCGGCTCTGGGGAAAGCTTCAAGTTCTTGGTCTTGGTACTGCATTGAAGATCCTCTTTTCTGTTGATGGTAAAAATCATCAAGATCAACCT CTGCAGCTGCAACGAAATGAAGTGATTGCTCTCGTAAATCTGCTAAATCGACTCTCTGAATCTGTCAAATATGCTTGTCAAAGCGGACATTCAATCAAGAAAGTAGCGGAAGGAGGACGAGTTGTTGAACCTTATTCTATACAAACAATCAGTACATTGCAAAGAATATGGGAGGCGGTGATCCCAATCAGGCTTAG GTTAGGGATGTTAGCACTGTAA
- the LOC133731056 gene encoding protein FAR1-RELATED SEQUENCE 5-like, whose protein sequence is MEPMDRDDSTSPDYKPMNGMEFDSEELAYEFYNMYGRRVEFSIRRHIHYKNKHSGKLISRIFVCSKEGLRTIDKRDHLTKNPRAETRTSCDAKMIIKLDKSSGRYRVVQFEETHSHDLVIQECAHMLPSQRNVTSSQGAEMELAQDSGIPPKLSFELMGREVGGREALGFTKQDQKNYLQSQRQKKLAYGEAGCLLKYFQKQALENPSFFYAVQLDSDEQITNIFWADARMILDYGLFGDVVSFDTTYRTNEANRPFGVFVGFNHHRETVIFGATLMYDETSDSFTWSFETFLEAMSNKALKSIFTDQDAAMAKACANVMPNTYHLLCTWHIMQNAIKKASSIFKGDDRVTTFLSKCMNNYEEEDEFLLVWEAMLTEYGAHDNPWLTSIFRLKEKWAKPYVKWAWTAGMHSTQLSESFNARLKPYVKSDYDVRGSIFQAL, encoded by the coding sequence ATGGAGCCTATGGATAGAGATGACTCGACTAGTCCAGATTATAAGCCAATGAATGGTATGGAGTTTGACTCAGAAGAATTAGCATATGAGTTTTATAACATGTATGGGCGAAGAGTTGAGTTTAGTATTAGAAGACATATACATTACAAGAACAAGCATTCTGGTAAGCTCATCTCAAGAATATTTGTTTGTTCTAAAGAAGGTTTACGTACAATAGATAAGCGAGACCATTTGACTAAAAATCCTCGAGCGGAGACACGAACAAGTTGTGATGCTAAAATGATCATTAAATTGGATAAATCAAGTGGTAGGTACAGAGTTGTTCAATTTGAAGAAACTCACAGCCATGATCTTGTAATACAAGAGTGTGCTCACATGCTACCATCTCAACGAAATGTTACTTCTTCACAAGGAGCTGAGATGGAATTGGCTCAAGATTCTGGAATCCCACCGAAGCTTTCATTCGAGTTAATGGGCAGAGAAGTTGGTGGAAGAGAGGCTCTTGGATTCACTAAACAAGATCAGAAAAATTATCTTCAATCTCAGAGGCAAAAGAAATTGGCATATGGAGAAGCAGGATGCTTATTAAAATACTTCCAAAAGCAAGCATTAGAAAATCCCTCATTTTTCTATGCTGTGCAATTGGATAGTGATGAGCAAATAACAAATATTTTTTGGGCTGATGCTAGGATGATACTTGATTATGGTTTATTTGGTGATGTTGTGAGTTTTGACACTACATATAGAACTAATGAAGCCAATCGTCCATTTGGAGTATTTGTGGGATTTAATCATCATCGTGAGACTGTAATCTTTGGGGCAACATTGATGTATGATGAAACTTCTGATTCATTTACATGGTCATTTGAGACGTTTTTGGAGGCAATGTCTAACAAGGCTCTAAAGTCTATTTTTACTGACCAGGATGCTGCAATGGCTAAAGCTTGTGCAAATGTGATGCCTAACACATATCACTTGCTTTGCACATGGCATATAATGCAAAATGCCATTAAGAAAGCAAGTAGTATATTCAAGGGTGATGATAGGGTCACCACCTTCTTATCAAAATGTATGAATAACTATGAAGAGGAGGATGAGTTCCTACTTGTATGGGAAGCAATGCTTACTGAATATGGTGCGCATGATAATCCTTGGTTAACTAGTATATTCCGATTAAAGGAAAAATGGGCAAAACCGTATGTCAAGTGGGCATGGACTGCTGGAATGCATAGCACCCAGTTAAGTGAGAGTTTCAATGCTAGGCTAAAACCATATGTTAAGTCAGATTATGATGTACGTGGTTCAATTTTTCAAGCACTTTGA
- the LOC133733817 gene encoding F-box protein SKIP1-like, with protein sequence MNSKLLGACNRSNLKMITLLMRFLRCPNLEVLSIKCYPNVTDASIADIEFRCTMIKELDISYCHEISPESLVLIGKNCPNLTIVKWIALNLLDPSEHARIVPEEYLKTCPQDGNSEVDAIGKSEHNMLVRIWKWS encoded by the exons ATGAATTCTAAATTGTTAGGAGCTTGCAATAGATCGAATTTGAAGATGATTACTTTGTTGATGCGTTTTCTGAG GTGCCCAAACCTTGAGGTTCTTTCTATCAAGTGCTACCCGAATGTGACTGATGCATCCATCGCTGACATAGAGTTTCGGTGCACCATGATTAAGGAACTTGACATCAGCTATTGCCATGAAATATCTCCGGAGTCGCTGGTGTTGATTGGGAAGAATTGCCCTAATCTCACAATTGTTAAATGGATTGCATTGAATTTGCTAGATCCTTCTGAACACGCTAGGATTGTTCCTGAGGAGTATTTAAAAACTTGCCCTCAAGATGGAAATTCAGAAGTTGATGCAATTGGCAAATCAGAGCACAACATGTTGGTTAGGATATGGAAGTGGAGCTGA